A DNA window from Purpureocillium takamizusanense chromosome 9, complete sequence contains the following coding sequences:
- a CDS encoding uncharacterized protein (TransMembrane:3 (n6-16c24/25o48-71i78-103o149-172i)~EggNog:ENOG503P50M) produces MGAPPALGALGLTFTAMRGMQAIALITIIGLTSNFISEMVAASYEAPSALVGTLVVSCLAAVYTVITYILYWDSMLPLLISTGADGLCLVAVIVVACVVGKPVSYLSCPALPDKGNTANFIHSLFLNLARKDYFEWVDPDKASCFEIKAVWGLSICLCILYFVSAVTSACLWKRIKGGSAASRAEPPKDFE; encoded by the exons ATGGGTGCTCCTCCCGCTCTCGGTGCCTTGGGCCTGACTTTTACGGCCATGCGGGGCATGCAGGCCATTGctctcatcaccatcatcggcctGACGTCCAACTTCATCTCGGAAATGGTGGCGGCCAGTTACGAGGCGCCCtctgccctcgtcggcacgcTCGTCGTG tcctgcctggccgccgtctaCACGGTCATTACCTACATTCTCTACTGGGACTCGATGCTCCCGCTCCTCATCTCgaccggcgccgacgggctgtgcctcgtcgccgtcatcgtcgtggccTGCGTCGTGGGCAAGCCCGTCAGCTACCTCTCGTGCCCCGCCCTGCCGGACAAGGGCAACACCGCCAACTTCATCCACTCCCTCTTCCTCAACCTCGCGCGCAAGGACTACTTCGAGTGGGTCGACCCGGACAAGGCGTCGTGCTTCGAGATCAAGGCCGTCTGGGGCCTGAGCATCTGCCTCTGCATCCTGTACTTTGTCTCGGCCGTCACGTCGGCCTGCCTGTGGAAACGCAtcaagggcggcagcgccgcctcgcgggcCGAGCCTCCCAAGGACTTTGAATGA